From one Ammospiza caudacuta isolate bAmmCau1 chromosome 8, bAmmCau1.pri, whole genome shotgun sequence genomic stretch:
- the GBX2 gene encoding homeobox protein GBX-2, producing MSAAFQPSLMMMQRPLGSSTAFSIDSLIGSPPPPAPGHFVYTGYPMFMPYRPVVLPPPPPPPPALPPALPPAHPQHHPLPSLPSGFCSSLAQGMALTSTLMATLPGTFPASPQHQEAARKFAPPPGNFEKAEGIPPDGGGDDGKAFLGKDGALLPFPAADAVQASLAGALRGQGKEDAKAEEEAKGKEESFSMDSDLDYSSDDNIAGQAAHKEEDSGAALEESPQSAPGSGSTTATGKNRRRRTAFTSEQLLELEKEFHCKKYLSLTERSQIAHALKLSEVQVKIWFQNRRAKWKRVKAGNANSKTGEPSRNPKIVVPIPVHVSRFAIRSQHQQLEQARP from the exons ATGAGCGCGGCTTTCCAGCCCTCGCTGATGATGATGCAGCGCCCGCTGGGAAGCAGCACGGCCTTCAGCATCGACTCTCTGATCGGCAgccccccgccgcccgcccccggGCACTTCGTGTACACCGGCTACCCCATGTTCATGCCCTACCGGCCCGTggtgctgccgccgccgccgccgccgccgcccgcgctgCCGCCCGCGCTGCCGCCCGCGCACCCGCAGCACCACCCgctgcccagcctgccctccggcttctgctccagcctggcgCAGGGCATGGCGCTCACCTCCACGCTCATGGCCACGCTGCCCGGCACCTTCCCCGCGTCCCCGCAGCACCAGGAGGCCGCCAGGAAGTTCGCGCCGCCGCCGGGCAACTTCGAGAAAGCCGAGGGCATCCCCCCGGACGGCGGAGGCGACGACGGAAAAGCTTTCCTGGGCAAGGACGGAGCGCTGCTGCCCTTCCCCGCCGCCGACGCCGTGCAGGCTTCCCTCG CCGGGGCTCTCCGCGGCCAGGGCAAGGAGGACGCCAAGGCGGAGGAGGAGGCGAAAGGCAAGGAGGAAAGTTTCTCCATGGACAGCGATCTCGATTACAGCTCGGACGACAACATCGCCGGGCAGGCGGCTCACAAGGAGGAGGACTCGGGCGCGGCGCTGGAGGAGAGCCCGCAGAGCGCGCCCGGCTCCGGCAGCACCACGGCCACGGGCAAGAACCGGCGGCGGCGAACAGCCTTCACCAGcgagcagctgctggagctggagaaggagttCCACTGCAAAAAGTACCTGTCCCTCACCGAGCGGTCCCAGATCGCGCACGCCCTCAAACTCAGCGAGGTGCAGGTGAAAATCTGGTTCCAGAACAGGCGGGCCAAGTGGAAACGGGTCAAGGCGGGCAACGCCAACTCCAAGACGGGGGAGCCCTCGCGGAACCCCAAGATCGTGGTGCCCATCCCGGTGCACGTCAGCAGGTTCGCCATCAGAagtcagcaccagcagctggagcaAGCCCGACCCTGA